Proteins encoded in a region of the Anoxybacillus amylolyticus genome:
- a CDS encoding cyclase family protein, with protein MKIYDVTAPIFEGMPVYKNKPEKQPKLTTVTNDYVTESRIDMDVHTGTHIDAPLHMVKNGETFETISLEKLVGYCKVLDVTTVNDRITKEDLIHFDIQENDFILFKTKNSFDDAFHFEFIYVAEDAAIYLAEKRIRGVGIDALGVERNQAGHPTHKTLFGHGIIVIEGLRLKDVPAGEYWMVAAPLKLVGTDAAPARVLLFEQ; from the coding sequence ATGAAAATATACGATGTCACCGCTCCGATTTTTGAAGGAATGCCTGTGTATAAAAATAAGCCGGAAAAACAACCGAAACTAACAACCGTCACCAACGATTACGTCACCGAATCGCGCATCGACATGGATGTGCATACCGGTACGCATATTGACGCACCACTTCATATGGTGAAAAACGGAGAAACGTTTGAAACGATTTCGCTTGAAAAACTTGTCGGCTACTGCAAAGTATTGGACGTCACAACCGTCAATGATCGCATTACAAAAGAGGATCTCATTCATTTTGATATTCAAGAGAACGATTTCATCTTATTCAAAACAAAAAACTCATTCGACGACGCATTTCACTTTGAATTTATTTACGTTGCCGAAGATGCCGCCATCTATTTAGCAGAAAAACGCATTCGCGGCGTCGGCATTGACGCGCTCGGCGTCGAACGCAACCAAGCAGGACACCCAACGCATAAAACGCTGTTCGGTCATGGCATTATCGTCATTGAAGGGCTTCGTCTAAAAGACGTACCAGCAGGGGAATATTGGATGGTCGCTGCTCCACTCAAACTCGTCGGCACCGACGCCGCCCCAGCGCGCGTATTATTGTTTGAACAATAA
- a CDS encoding AbrB/MazE/SpoVT family DNA-binding domain-containing protein, protein MHIPIVDHAKVMSKGQITLPKDIRAKLGLSVGDRVTLICEEDRVILMNSAVYAMKMLQKEMEGEAEKAGICTDDDITNLVKDIRAEMEGL, encoded by the coding sequence ATGCACATTCCGATTGTTGATCATGCTAAGGTAATGTCTAAAGGGCAAATTACACTTCCTAAAGATATTCGGGCAAAACTTGGTCTATCTGTAGGCGATCGTGTTACTCTCATTTGTGAAGAAGATCGCGTTATCCTTATGAATTCAGCAGTTTACGCCATGAAAATGCTACAAAAAGAAATGGAAGGAGAAGCAGAAAAAGCTGGGATATGTACCGATGACGACATCACAAATTTAGTGAAGGATATTCGGGCGGAGATGGAAGGTTTATGA
- a CDS encoding type II toxin-antitoxin system HicA family toxin: MPKFRDLKRYLERNGWEQYKKGADHYYYRKFVNGEVLKTKVSHSLGKEIPVRLWKDILKNQLKITQEEFNRNS; encoded by the coding sequence TTGCCGAAGTTTAGAGATTTAAAACGGTATCTAGAGCGTAACGGATGGGAACAATACAAAAAAGGGGCGGATCATTATTATTATCGGAAATTTGTGAACGGGGAAGTATTAAAAACAAAAGTAAGCCATTCATTGGGAAAAGAAATTCCTGTTCGTCTTTGGAAGGACATCTTAAAAAATCAATTAAAAATTACACAAGAAGAATTTAACCGAAATAGTTGA
- the gndA gene encoding NADP-dependent phosphogluconate dehydrogenase — translation MAKQQIGVIGLAVMGKNLALNIESRGYSVAVYNRSREKTDEFLQEAKGKNVVGTYSIEEFVNALEKPRKILLMVKAGAATDATIEQLKPHLEKGDIVIDGGNTYFKDTQRRNKELAELGIHFIGTGVSGGEEGALKGPSIMPGGQKEAHELVRPIFEAIAAKVDGEPCTTYIGPDGAGHYVKMVHNGIEYGDMQLIAEAYFLLKHVLGLNAQELHEVFAEWNKGELDSYLIEITADIFTKIDEETGKPLVDVILDKAGQKGTGKWTSQNALDLGVPLPIITESVFARFISAMKDERVKASKLLSGPAVKPYEGDRAHFIEAVRRALYMSKICSYAQGFAQMKAASEEYNWNLQYGNIAMIFRGGCIIRAQFLQKIKEAYDRDPALPNLLLDPYFKDIVENYQQSLREIVATAAMRGIPVPAFASALAYYDSYRMETLPANLIQAQRDYFGAHTYERIDKEGIFHTEWLK, via the coding sequence ATGGCAAAACAGCAAATTGGTGTCATTGGTTTAGCGGTCATGGGGAAAAATTTGGCGCTTAATATTGAAAGTCGTGGGTATTCTGTTGCCGTATATAACCGTTCACGAGAAAAAACAGACGAGTTTTTACAAGAAGCGAAAGGGAAAAACGTGGTCGGTACATATAGCATCGAAGAGTTTGTCAACGCGCTTGAGAAGCCGCGCAAAATTTTGTTGATGGTCAAAGCTGGTGCAGCGACCGACGCAACGATTGAACAATTAAAGCCGCATTTAGAAAAAGGCGATATCGTGATTGATGGCGGCAATACGTATTTTAAAGATACGCAGCGCCGTAATAAAGAACTTGCGGAACTCGGCATTCATTTTATCGGTACAGGCGTTTCCGGCGGGGAAGAAGGAGCATTAAAAGGCCCTTCAATCATGCCAGGGGGACAAAAAGAAGCACACGAGCTTGTGCGCCCAATTTTCGAAGCAATTGCCGCAAAAGTGGACGGCGAGCCGTGCACGACATACATCGGTCCAGACGGTGCCGGACATTATGTGAAAATGGTGCATAACGGCATTGAGTACGGCGATATGCAATTAATTGCCGAAGCGTATTTTTTATTAAAACATGTGCTCGGGTTAAATGCCCAAGAGTTGCATGAAGTGTTTGCGGAGTGGAATAAAGGGGAGTTAGACAGCTATTTAATCGAAATTACGGCAGACATTTTTACAAAAATCGATGAAGAAACAGGCAAGCCGCTCGTCGATGTCATTTTAGACAAAGCGGGCCAAAAAGGGACAGGAAAATGGACGAGCCAAAACGCGCTCGACTTAGGCGTTCCGCTTCCAATTATTACGGAATCGGTATTCGCTCGTTTCATTTCAGCGATGAAAGACGAGCGTGTCAAAGCAAGCAAACTTTTATCTGGTCCGGCGGTGAAGCCGTATGAAGGCGACCGTGCGCACTTTATTGAAGCTGTTCGCCGCGCGCTTTACATGAGCAAAATTTGCTCGTACGCCCAAGGCTTTGCACAAATGAAAGCCGCATCAGAAGAATATAACTGGAATTTGCAATACGGCAATATCGCGATGATTTTCCGCGGCGGCTGCATTATTCGCGCCCAGTTTTTGCAAAAAATTAAAGAGGCGTACGATCGCGATCCAGCGCTGCCAAACTTATTGCTTGACCCATACTTTAAAGACATCGTCGAAAACTATCAACAATCGCTTCGTGAAATCGTCGCAACCGCAGCGATGCGCGGCATTCCAGTTCCGGCATTTGCCAGCGCCTTAGCATACTACGACAGCTACCGGATGGAAACATTGCCAGCGAACCTTATCCAAGCCCAACGCGACTACTTCGGCGCGCACACGTACGAACGCATCGACAAAGAAGGCATTTTCCATACCGAATGGTTGAAATAA
- the dltD gene encoding D-alanyl-lipoteichoic acid biosynthesis protein DltD, whose translation MKRPSFSPLLAAIVLFCMILFIPNQYLLPLITDKKVEEEAVDLDFNMFQGEIIQKKMLESPHYLPIYGSSELSRLDTFHPSNYFKVNPIGVTPFLVGRGGMQSFVHFLNFADQKDGLKHKKLLFILSPQWFYQEGATQQSFDANFSALQAYRFALEPKVSKALQVEGAKRLLTFDVVKNDAMLKTLLEAKVHQDRKTKMKAAVMKPFAFLLMKALEKRDLLHAILDVPITKLHPQPSLVKNKTWDELEKNAVELAKVKSTNNHFYIDNFYYNKRIKPKFEQLKGFRKDSRLLTSPEYKDFQLVLDVLKEANAQPLFVSVPVNGFWYDYMGLSKQERQGYYQKIKQQIEKEGFPVLDLSNHEYDPYFLKDTMHLGYKGWLPIDKAIIEFVHQH comes from the coding sequence ATGAAACGACCGTCGTTTAGCCCGCTTTTAGCGGCTATCGTCCTTTTCTGCATGATTTTATTCATCCCAAACCAATATCTTCTCCCGCTCATTACAGATAAAAAGGTGGAAGAAGAGGCGGTTGACCTTGATTTTAACATGTTTCAAGGCGAAATTATTCAAAAGAAAATGCTAGAGAGCCCTCACTATTTGCCGATTTACGGTTCATCGGAATTGTCGCGGCTTGACACGTTTCATCCGTCTAACTATTTTAAAGTCAATCCGATTGGGGTTACTCCTTTTCTTGTAGGAAGAGGAGGAATGCAGTCTTTTGTGCATTTTTTAAATTTTGCTGACCAAAAAGACGGTTTGAAGCATAAAAAGCTATTATTTATTTTGTCACCGCAATGGTTTTATCAAGAAGGAGCGACGCAGCAATCGTTTGACGCTAATTTTTCAGCGTTGCAAGCATATCGGTTTGCGCTTGAACCGAAAGTAAGCAAAGCCCTTCAAGTAGAGGGGGCAAAACGGTTGTTGACGTTTGATGTCGTGAAAAACGATGCGATGTTAAAGACGCTGTTAGAGGCAAAAGTGCATCAAGACAGGAAAACCAAAATGAAAGCTGCTGTTATGAAGCCGTTCGCTTTCCTTTTAATGAAAGCATTAGAAAAGCGGGACTTGCTGCATGCGATTTTAGATGTGCCAATCACAAAGCTTCATCCACAGCCATCGTTAGTGAAAAATAAAACGTGGGATGAGCTAGAGAAAAATGCGGTCGAGCTGGCGAAAGTAAAGAGCACGAACAACCACTTTTACATCGATAATTTTTATTACAATAAAAGAATTAAGCCGAAATTTGAGCAATTAAAGGGATTTCGCAAAGACTCGCGGCTACTTACCTCGCCAGAATATAAAGATTTCCAGCTAGTGCTTGATGTGTTAAAAGAAGCGAACGCACAACCTTTGTTTGTGTCCGTTCCTGTCAACGGTTTTTGGTATGATTATATGGGTCTAAGCAAACAAGAACGACAAGGGTATTATCAAAAAATTAAACAACAAATTGAAAAAGAAGGGTTTCCTGTCCTTGATTTAAGCAATCATGAATATGACCCGTACTTTTTAAAAGATACGATGCATTTAGGGTATAAAGGCTGGCTCCCAATTGATAAAGCCATTATCGAGTTTGTCCATCAACACTAG
- the dltC gene encoding D-alanine--poly(phosphoribitol) ligase subunit DltC gives MEIKHTVLELLEEICQTDVVKENLNIELFEEGLLDSFGVVSLLMGIEEKLGIRVGISEVDREQWSTPNKIIAILENWA, from the coding sequence ATGGAGATCAAACATACAGTTCTTGAACTTTTAGAAGAAATTTGCCAAACGGACGTTGTGAAAGAAAACTTAAATATCGAGTTATTTGAAGAAGGCTTGCTTGATTCGTTTGGGGTAGTGTCGTTATTGATGGGGATTGAGGAGAAATTAGGGATTCGTGTCGGCATTTCAGAAGTAGATCGGGAACAATGGTCGACGCCGAATAAAATTATCGCTATATTGGAGAATTGGGCATGA
- the dltB gene encoding D-alanyl-lipoteichoic acid biosynthesis protein DltB, which produces MIPYSSFSFFMILGVLLIPVAVLGYKGKRSNVYNSFVHVVILLLAFASEMNQLVSFIVYIFWQVILVNWYAFYRKEKNEAGVFYAVVFLSLVPLLVTKLLPVWKMSNIVGFLGISYLTFKTVQMIIDMRDGVLKTVTVKEQLMFLLFSPTISSGPIDRFKRFQKDMETIPTREEYRLLLYKGINKIFLGFLYKFIIAYVINDRVIETPFIQGHTPLSTFIYMYAYSLYLFFDFAGYSAFAIGASYIMGVKTPENFNLPFLSKNMKDFWNRWHMSLSFWFRDYVYMRFVFWMMKKKWIQNRYTVSSIGYFLLFFLMGVWHGLELHYVAYGLYHAALMIAYDYFERKNKQWKIWKKNKVTEVLSIIITFHVICFGFLIFSGRLF; this is translated from the coding sequence ATGATACCGTATTCGTCGTTTTCCTTTTTTATGATACTCGGTGTTTTGTTGATTCCTGTTGCTGTGCTCGGGTATAAAGGAAAAAGGAGCAACGTGTACAACTCATTTGTACACGTTGTCATTCTTCTTTTAGCGTTTGCATCTGAAATGAACCAACTCGTTTCGTTTATTGTGTATATTTTTTGGCAAGTGATCTTAGTTAATTGGTACGCTTTTTATCGAAAAGAAAAAAACGAAGCGGGTGTTTTTTATGCCGTTGTGTTTCTATCTCTCGTTCCTTTGCTTGTTACGAAATTGCTTCCAGTATGGAAGATGAGCAACATCGTCGGATTTTTAGGTATCTCTTATTTAACGTTTAAAACGGTGCAAATGATTATCGACATGCGGGACGGGGTACTGAAAACAGTGACAGTAAAAGAACAGTTGATGTTTCTGTTGTTTTCTCCAACGATTTCATCAGGACCGATCGATCGGTTTAAACGGTTCCAAAAAGATATGGAGACAATCCCGACCCGAGAAGAGTATCGTCTTCTTTTATACAAAGGAATCAACAAAATCTTTTTAGGATTTTTATATAAATTTATTATTGCTTACGTCATTAACGATCGGGTGATCGAAACGCCGTTTATACAAGGGCATACGCCGCTTTCTACATTCATTTATATGTATGCCTATAGCTTATATTTATTTTTCGATTTTGCTGGATATAGCGCGTTCGCCATTGGTGCAAGCTATATCATGGGAGTGAAAACGCCGGAAAACTTTAACCTTCCATTTTTAAGCAAAAATATGAAAGATTTTTGGAACAGATGGCATATGTCGCTGTCGTTTTGGTTTCGAGATTATGTGTACATGCGGTTTGTCTTTTGGATGATGAAGAAAAAATGGATCCAAAATCGCTATACCGTTTCGTCCATCGGATATTTTTTATTGTTTTTTCTTATGGGAGTATGGCATGGGCTTGAACTTCATTATGTCGCCTACGGGCTTTACCATGCGGCACTCATGATTGCTTACGATTATTTTGAACGGAAGAATAAACAGTGGAAGATTTGGAAGAAAAATAAAGTGACAGAAGTTTTATCGATCATCATCACGTTCCATGTTATCTGTTTTGGCTTTTTAATTTTTTCAGGTCGATTATTTTAA
- the dltA gene encoding D-alanine--poly(phosphoribitol) ligase subunit DltA produces the protein MELYTQIKKWAQCAPDRVAISSNGNELTYRELETYSNALAAFICEKMSGNDAPIIVYGHMEPLMLVCFLAAVKSGRAYIPVDTSIPEERVKKIMDDSGAALFLTPGSVPETLKNYNHVLMLEDKEIKEAIASYEGQQPPTDQFVIGEQNFYIIYTSGSTGNPKGVQISYNNLASFVEWMVSDFGLKEQQRFLNQAPFSFDLSVMDVYPCLYLGGTLWTISKELIANPKWLFESLQASRIHVWTSTPSFAEMCLMDECFSAEMLPFLETFLFCGEMLPNETARKLKQRFPNAVVYNTYGPTEATVAVTSVEITEEILSEYPALPVGVAKKDVGIFIVDENGKEVEDGEKGEIIITGKSVSKGYWRNEELTNKAFFRYNNQPAYKTGDVGYKKNGWLFCAGRLDFQIKLNGYRMEIEEIEAQLRKLSLVESAVVVPVYKENKCQYLTAVLVPKKHTFEKEYQLTAYLKKELQQLLPAYMIPKKFVYVSSLPMTNNGKADRKKIANEVGV, from the coding sequence ATGGAATTATATACCCAAATAAAGAAATGGGCACAATGTGCCCCAGACCGCGTCGCCATTTCTTCCAATGGAAACGAGCTGACATATAGAGAACTTGAAACATATTCGAACGCACTTGCTGCTTTTATATGTGAAAAAATGAGCGGTAATGATGCCCCAATCATCGTTTACGGGCATATGGAGCCATTGATGCTCGTTTGCTTTTTAGCGGCAGTGAAATCAGGAAGGGCGTATATTCCGGTAGATACGAGCATTCCGGAAGAACGGGTGAAAAAAATTATGGACGATTCCGGAGCGGCGTTATTTTTAACGCCAGGAAGTGTACCGGAAACGTTGAAAAATTACAACCATGTCCTAATGCTTGAGGATAAGGAAATAAAAGAGGCAATTGCTTCCTATGAAGGACAGCAACCGCCTACCGATCAATTCGTTATCGGGGAACAAAACTTTTACATTATTTATACATCAGGCAGTACTGGAAATCCGAAAGGCGTGCAAATTAGCTATAACAATTTAGCAAGCTTCGTCGAATGGATGGTGTCCGATTTCGGGCTAAAAGAACAGCAACGGTTTTTGAACCAAGCGCCGTTTTCGTTTGATTTGTCGGTGATGGATGTATATCCATGCCTTTATTTAGGCGGAACGTTATGGACGATTTCAAAAGAGCTTATCGCCAATCCGAAGTGGTTGTTTGAATCATTGCAAGCATCGCGTATTCATGTATGGACGTCTACTCCTTCTTTTGCGGAAATGTGTTTAATGGATGAATGTTTTTCTGCGGAAATGTTGCCGTTTTTGGAAACCTTTTTGTTTTGTGGGGAGATGTTGCCGAATGAAACGGCGCGCAAATTAAAACAGCGGTTCCCCAATGCGGTTGTTTATAACACGTACGGACCGACAGAAGCAACGGTTGCTGTTACAAGCGTCGAGATTACGGAAGAAATTTTAAGCGAGTATCCGGCGCTTCCTGTTGGAGTCGCAAAGAAAGATGTGGGAATTTTTATCGTAGATGAAAATGGCAAGGAAGTAGAGGACGGAGAAAAAGGGGAAATTATTATTACTGGCAAAAGCGTTAGCAAAGGGTATTGGCGGAACGAAGAGCTGACAAACAAAGCGTTTTTCCGCTATAACAACCAACCAGCATATAAAACCGGCGATGTCGGCTATAAGAAAAACGGTTGGTTATTTTGCGCAGGAAGGCTTGATTTTCAAATTAAATTAAATGGATATCGAATGGAAATTGAAGAAATCGAGGCGCAATTGCGAAAGCTTTCGCTCGTTGAAAGCGCTGTTGTTGTACCCGTTTACAAAGAAAATAAATGTCAATACTTAACGGCTGTTCTCGTGCCGAAAAAGCATACGTTTGAAAAAGAATATCAATTAACTGCTTATTTAAAGAAAGAACTGCAACAGCTATTGCCAGCATATATGATTCCGAAAAAATTTGTTTACGTTTCCTCTTTGCCGATGACGAACAATGGAAAAGCAGATCGGAAAAAAATTGCAAATGAGGTCGGAGTATGA
- the dltX gene encoding teichoic acid D-Ala incorporation-associated protein DltX — protein sequence MGTVIHKIKTFFQLPYVWWTIRMSYYLLILLGLLMIYGFKMTNSSAFIYNEF from the coding sequence ATGGGGACTGTTATTCATAAGATAAAAACATTTTTTCAATTACCTTATGTATGGTGGACGATAAGAATGTCATACTATTTACTTATACTGTTAGGGTTATTAATGATTTACGGATTTAAAATGACGAACTCTAGCGCGTTTATTTACAATGAGTTTTAA
- a CDS encoding chemotaxis protein CheW translates to MSKVVVFQLKEEQYAIPVEYVVSIEKMSEPTGIPHMPEYVVGVVRIRGELVPVLDTTRIFYRRPYVVTERTRLVVAHTELLTVAFIVDEAKEIIDLPEETIKQVNLLAYRNAPYFTGVANLPDRLITLLDPNRLFISLEGAMDLKKQMEATK, encoded by the coding sequence GTGAGTAAAGTAGTCGTATTTCAGCTTAAGGAAGAGCAATATGCCATTCCTGTAGAGTATGTCGTGTCGATTGAAAAAATGAGCGAGCCGACAGGAATTCCGCATATGCCGGAGTATGTCGTAGGGGTTGTTCGCATTCGCGGTGAGTTAGTACCGGTATTGGATACGACGCGCATTTTTTATCGTCGTCCATACGTTGTCACAGAGAGAACGCGGTTAGTTGTCGCTCACACAGAACTATTAACGGTGGCATTTATTGTCGATGAAGCGAAAGAAATTATCGACCTTCCAGAAGAGACGATCAAGCAAGTGAACTTATTGGCGTACCGAAACGCTCCGTATTTTACTGGGGTTGCTAATTTGCCCGATCGACTTATTACGTTGTTGGACCCAAATCGTTTATTTATTAGTTTAGAAGGCGCAATGGACTTGAAAAAACAGATGGAAGCCACTAAATAG
- a CDS encoding tripeptidase T: protein MVNEQRLVDEFLELVQIDSETKDEGEIAKVLKQKFAVLGLHVVEDDTTEKTGHGAGNLICTLEATKEGVDPIYFTSHMDTVVPGKGVKPSIQDGYIITDGTTILGADDKAGLAAMFEAIRVLKEKQIAHGTIQFIITVGEESGLVGAKALDPSLIQAKFGYALDSDGKVGNIIVAAPTQAKLKVVVHGKTAHAGVAPERGVSAITIASKAIAQMPLGRIDEETTANIGRFEGGTQTNIVCDRVDILAEARSLVPEKMEAQVAKMKEAFERVAEEMGGRADVHVEVMYPGFKFGDGDHVVEVAKRAAAKIGRPCELLHSGGGSDANVIAGFGIPTVNLAVGYEEIHTTNERMPIEELVKTTEMVIAIIEEVAK from the coding sequence ATGGTAAACGAACAGCGTTTAGTCGACGAATTTTTAGAGCTTGTGCAAATTGATTCGGAAACGAAAGATGAGGGGGAGATTGCGAAAGTATTGAAGCAAAAGTTTGCGGTGCTTGGATTGCATGTTGTGGAAGATGATACAACTGAAAAAACAGGTCATGGCGCGGGCAACTTAATTTGTACATTAGAGGCGACAAAAGAAGGAGTAGATCCGATTTATTTCACGTCGCATATGGATACGGTTGTTCCAGGGAAAGGGGTCAAACCGTCGATTCAAGATGGCTACATCATCACGGATGGTACGACGATTTTAGGAGCGGACGACAAAGCTGGCTTAGCCGCGATGTTCGAGGCGATTCGTGTGTTAAAAGAAAAACAAATCGCGCACGGTACGATTCAGTTTATTATTACTGTCGGAGAAGAGTCCGGGCTTGTCGGGGCGAAAGCGCTCGATCCATCGCTTATTCAGGCGAAATTTGGCTATGCGTTAGACAGCGACGGAAAAGTCGGCAACATCATCGTGGCGGCACCGACACAAGCAAAATTAAAGGTTGTCGTTCATGGAAAAACGGCCCATGCGGGCGTTGCGCCGGAGCGCGGCGTATCAGCAATTACAATTGCATCTAAAGCAATTGCGCAAATGCCGCTTGGTCGTATTGATGAGGAAACGACGGCAAACATCGGTCGTTTTGAAGGGGGAACGCAAACGAACATCGTTTGTGATCGTGTCGATATTTTAGCGGAAGCGCGCTCGCTTGTTCCGGAAAAAATGGAAGCGCAAGTCGCAAAAATGAAAGAAGCGTTTGAGCGAGTGGCAGAAGAAATGGGTGGTCGTGCGGATGTGCATGTAGAAGTCATGTATCCCGGGTTTAAATTCGGTGACGGCGATCATGTTGTCGAAGTGGCGAAACGGGCAGCTGCAAAAATTGGCCGTCCGTGCGAGCTTCTTCATAGCGGTGGGGGAAGCGACGCGAATGTCATTGCAGGCTTTGGCATTCCAACGGTCAATTTAGCGGTCGGATATGAAGAAATTCATACGACAAACGAGCGTATGCCAATTGAAGAATTAGTGAAAACAACAGAAATGGTTATCGCAATTATCGAAGAAGTGGCGAAATAA
- a CDS encoding acyl-CoA carboxylase subunit beta codes for MMDMYEKINELYDRRREIELGGGDDKIEKQHAKGKLTARERIDLLLDEGTFVELNPFIEHRCTDFGLEGKKGPGDGVVTGYGKIDGRTVFVFSQDFTVFGGALGEMHAKKIANIMDLAAKTGAPVIGLNDSGGARIQEGVLSLDGYGHIFYRNSIYSGVIPQISVIMGPCAGGAVYSPAITDFVFMVEKTSQMFITGPKVIETVTGEKISAEDLGGARVHNTISGNAHFAGTTEEEVLAQVRRLLSYLPANCQEKPPVVPVTNEDDYRPDLADVIPVDAVRPYDVRNVVLQVVDEGSFMEVQKDFAKNIVVGFARMKGEVVGLVCNQPKFMAGGLDIDSSDKAARFIRFCDSFNIPIITFEDVTGFFPGVKQEHGGIIRHGAKILYAYSEATVPKITVILRKAYGGAYVALNSKSIGADVVYAWPNAEIAVMGPQGAANIIFASEIENSPNPEETRAQKIEEYRDKFANPYVAAKYGMVDDVIDPRDTRIKLIQALDMLRHKHEERPKKKHGNIPL; via the coding sequence ATGATGGATATGTATGAAAAAATTAATGAACTATACGACCGCCGCCGGGAAATTGAGCTAGGTGGCGGCGACGATAAAATTGAAAAGCAGCACGCAAAAGGCAAGCTTACCGCGCGCGAACGCATTGACCTTTTACTAGACGAAGGAACGTTTGTCGAGTTAAATCCGTTTATTGAACACCGTTGCACCGATTTTGGTTTAGAAGGAAAAAAGGGACCGGGCGATGGTGTTGTGACTGGATACGGCAAAATTGATGGACGCACCGTCTTTGTCTTTTCGCAAGATTTTACGGTGTTTGGCGGCGCATTAGGGGAAATGCATGCAAAGAAAATTGCTAATATTATGGATTTGGCGGCGAAAACAGGCGCGCCAGTGATCGGATTGAACGACTCTGGAGGCGCGCGCATTCAAGAAGGGGTATTGTCACTAGACGGATACGGACATATTTTTTACCGCAACTCGATCTATTCAGGCGTGATTCCGCAAATTTCGGTTATTATGGGACCGTGTGCTGGAGGCGCCGTGTATTCGCCAGCGATTACTGACTTTGTTTTTATGGTCGAAAAGACGAGCCAAATGTTTATTACCGGTCCAAAAGTAATCGAAACAGTAACAGGCGAGAAAATTAGTGCTGAGGATTTAGGGGGGGCGCGCGTTCATAATACGATTAGCGGAAACGCGCATTTTGCTGGGACGACAGAAGAGGAAGTGCTTGCGCAAGTGCGCCGATTGCTGAGTTATTTGCCAGCAAACTGCCAAGAAAAACCACCGGTCGTGCCTGTTACGAACGAGGATGACTATCGTCCAGATTTAGCAGATGTAATTCCGGTCGATGCGGTCAGGCCGTATGATGTGCGCAACGTTGTGCTGCAAGTCGTCGATGAAGGATCGTTTATGGAAGTGCAAAAAGATTTCGCGAAAAATATTGTCGTCGGTTTCGCCCGCATGAAAGGAGAAGTCGTCGGGCTTGTGTGCAACCAGCCGAAGTTTATGGCGGGCGGACTTGATATCGATTCGTCCGATAAAGCGGCCCGATTTATTCGTTTTTGTGACTCGTTCAATATCCCGATTATTACGTTTGAAGATGTGACGGGCTTTTTCCCTGGCGTCAAACAAGAGCATGGAGGCATCATCCGCCACGGGGCGAAAATTTTATATGCCTACTCGGAAGCGACCGTGCCGAAAATTACAGTGATTTTACGGAAAGCATACGGTGGAGCATATGTTGCGTTAAACAGTAAGTCGATTGGGGCAGATGTGGTGTATGCATGGCCGAACGCGGAAATCGCGGTAATGGGACCACAAGGAGCAGCTAACATTATTTTTGCGAGCGAAATCGAAAACAGTCCGAATCCAGAAGAAACAAGAGCGCAAAAAATTGAAGAATACCGCGACAAATTTGCCAATCCGTATGTGGCAGCGAAATACGGAATGGTTGATGACGTCATCGATCCGCGCGATACACGAATCAAACTCATTCAAGCATTGGACATGCTTCGCCATAAGCATGAAGAGCGGCCAAAGAAAAAACACGGCAATATTCCGCTGTAA
- the mce gene encoding methylmalonyl-CoA epimerase — MNIKKVDHIGIAVSSIEKALPFYVDILQLELLGLEEVESEKVKVAFLKVGDVKLELLEPTSPDSAVAAFIAKRGEGIHHVALGVDDIQARIDELKANGIRMIHEAPKTGAGGALVAFMHPKSAYGVLYELCERTDKGVHHE, encoded by the coding sequence ATGAACATAAAGAAGGTAGATCATATTGGCATCGCTGTTTCGTCTATCGAGAAAGCGCTGCCATTCTACGTAGATATATTGCAGCTCGAGCTGCTCGGCCTAGAAGAAGTCGAATCAGAAAAAGTAAAAGTTGCGTTTTTGAAAGTGGGGGACGTAAAGCTCGAGCTGCTTGAGCCGACGTCACCAGATAGTGCAGTGGCGGCGTTTATCGCGAAACGAGGGGAAGGCATTCACCATGTGGCGCTTGGCGTGGATGATATTCAAGCGCGCATTGACGAATTGAAAGCAAATGGAATCCGCATGATTCATGAAGCGCCAAAAACGGGCGCTGGTGGTGCACTCGTTGCATTTATGCATCCGAAATCTGCATATGGGGTGTTATATGAGCTATGTGAAAGAACGGACAAAGGGGTGCATCACGAATGA